A window from Streptomyces sp. NBC_00299 encodes these proteins:
- a CDS encoding dienelactone hydrolase family protein, whose protein sequence is MNIVLFHSTYGLRPAVREAADRLRAAGHEVWTPDLFEGRTFDTVEEGMEFNEQIGKDEVLKRAVLAAAPYSDRGLVYAGFSLGASIAQTLALGDEKARGLLLLHGTSDIAANASVDELPVQLHVAEPDPFETDDWLSAWYLQMGRAGADVEVYRYAGAGHLYTDPELPDYDEEAAEATWRVALGFLETL, encoded by the coding sequence ATGAACATCGTGCTCTTTCACTCGACCTATGGCCTCAGGCCCGCGGTGCGCGAGGCAGCGGACCGGCTGCGCGCCGCCGGACACGAGGTGTGGACGCCGGACCTCTTCGAGGGACGCACGTTCGACACGGTCGAGGAGGGCATGGAGTTCAACGAGCAGATCGGCAAGGACGAGGTGCTGAAGCGGGCCGTGCTGGCTGCCGCGCCCTACTCGGACAGAGGGCTGGTCTACGCCGGGTTCTCGCTCGGCGCGTCCATCGCACAGACCCTGGCGCTCGGCGACGAGAAGGCGCGCGGTCTGCTGCTCCTGCACGGCACGTCGGACATCGCGGCGAACGCCTCGGTGGACGAGCTGCCGGTGCAACTGCATGTCGCCGAGCCGGACCCGTTCGAGACGGACGACTGGCTGAGCGCCTGGTATCTCCAGATGGGCCGGGCGGGCGCCGACGTCGAGGTGTACAGATACGCGGGGGCCGGCCACCTCTACACCGACCCGGAGCTGCCGGACTACGACGAGGAGGCCGCCGAGGCCACCTGGCGGGTGGCACTCGGCTTCCTCGAGACCCTCTAG